In the Acuticoccus sediminis genome, one interval contains:
- a CDS encoding branched-chain amino acid ABC transporter permease has product MDWLFFAEVSMAGLGSGALLALTALAFVLIYKATKIINLAVGEVLMFGGYLYFAFAAGWGLPAWASIPLAVIGGGVVGGIVERGIIRPMLGENPISVFMVTVGLGSVLIGLTELIWGPNPRSVPAFVPSSPVFIGEAYVSRKILVSFVVAGVVIALFALLFRFWRGGVALRATATDQAAAYSCGIDVPRVFAAAWILGCATAAGAGVLLGSIGGLSVEMGAFGLSALAVVIVGGLDSILGALIGGLTLGLVQSWTSTYWGGEYVNLTTFSILLAALVVRPYGLFGTHDIERL; this is encoded by the coding sequence ATGGACTGGCTGTTCTTCGCCGAGGTCTCGATGGCGGGGCTGGGCTCGGGGGCGCTCCTGGCGCTGACGGCGCTCGCCTTCGTGCTGATCTACAAGGCGACGAAGATCATCAACCTCGCGGTCGGCGAGGTCCTGATGTTCGGCGGCTACCTCTACTTCGCGTTCGCGGCGGGGTGGGGCCTGCCGGCGTGGGCTTCGATCCCGCTCGCGGTGATCGGCGGCGGCGTCGTCGGCGGCATCGTCGAGCGGGGGATCATCCGGCCGATGCTGGGGGAGAACCCGATCTCGGTGTTCATGGTGACGGTGGGGCTGGGCTCGGTGCTGATCGGCCTCACGGAGCTGATCTGGGGGCCGAACCCGCGCTCGGTGCCGGCCTTCGTCCCGTCCTCGCCGGTGTTCATCGGCGAAGCCTACGTGTCGCGCAAGATCCTGGTGAGCTTCGTGGTGGCGGGGGTGGTGATCGCGCTCTTCGCGTTGCTGTTCCGCTTCTGGCGGGGCGGGGTGGCGCTCCGGGCGACGGCGACGGACCAGGCGGCGGCCTATTCGTGCGGGATCGACGTGCCGCGGGTGTTCGCGGCGGCGTGGATCCTCGGCTGCGCCACGGCGGCGGGAGCAGGGGTGCTGCTGGGCTCGATCGGCGGCCTGTCGGTGGAGATGGGCGCGTTCGGCCTGTCGGCGCTGGCGGTGGTCATCGTCGGCGGCCTCGACTCGATCCTGGGGGCGCTGATCGGCGGCCTGACGCTCGGCCTCGTCCAGTCGTGGACCAGCACCTACTGGGGCGGGGAGTACGTGAACCTCACGACCTTCTCGATCCTCCTCGCGGCCCTGGTGGTGCGCCCCTACGGCCTGTTCGGCACCCATGACATCGAGAGGCTCTAG
- a CDS encoding ABC transporter ATP-binding protein, which produces MIDTNGAGHVRVDGVTLSFGGIKALKNVTFDVRPGAINALIGPNGAGKTSLFNCISGFYRPSSGTISVDGRDITRLRPPARAKLGLARSFQNIALFRGMTVLDNIKLGRHAHMSTNLLQALVYFGPAQREELALREEVERRIIDFLEIDHIRHAPVAALSYGLQKRVELARALAMKPRVLMLDEPVAGMNREETEDMARFILDAKEEWGLTILMVEHDMGLVMDISDHVAVLNFGEIIADGTPGRVRDDPHVTEAYLGSGDPAALMTRLAREAAE; this is translated from the coding sequence TTGATCGACACCAATGGTGCCGGACATGTCCGGGTCGACGGGGTGACGCTGTCCTTCGGCGGCATCAAGGCGCTGAAGAACGTGACGTTCGACGTCCGGCCCGGGGCGATCAACGCGTTGATCGGCCCGAACGGGGCCGGCAAGACGAGCCTCTTCAACTGCATCTCGGGCTTCTACCGCCCCTCCTCGGGCACGATCAGCGTGGACGGGCGGGACATCACGCGGCTGCGGCCGCCGGCGCGGGCGAAGCTCGGGCTCGCGCGCTCGTTCCAGAACATCGCGCTCTTCCGCGGCATGACGGTGCTCGACAACATCAAGCTCGGCCGGCACGCGCACATGTCGACCAACCTCTTGCAGGCGCTCGTCTATTTCGGGCCGGCCCAGCGCGAGGAACTTGCCCTGCGCGAGGAGGTCGAGCGGCGGATCATCGACTTCCTGGAGATCGACCACATCCGCCACGCCCCGGTCGCGGCGCTCTCCTACGGCCTGCAGAAGCGGGTGGAACTCGCCCGGGCGCTCGCCATGAAGCCGCGCGTCCTGATGCTGGACGAGCCGGTCGCGGGCATGAACCGGGAGGAGACCGAGGACATGGCCCGCTTCATCCTCGACGCGAAGGAGGAGTGGGGCCTCACCATCCTGATGGTGGAGCACGACATGGGCCTCGTCATGGACATCTCCGACCACGTCGCGGTCCTGAACTTCGGCGAGATCATCGCCGACGGCACGCCCGGGCGCGTGCGCGACGACCCGCACGTGACGGAGGCCTACCTCGGCTCGGGCGACCCGGCGGCGCTGATGACGCGCCTCGCCCGGGAGGCGGCCGAGTAA
- a CDS encoding polysaccharide pyruvyl transferase family protein, translated as MSEPLAFMGTPGFVRDPSRFDTPGLLAALGANSGNLMFQYAAAQLLAGPQRHIGRSEIPYTDPAALRGAKYVVVPAANHLRLGADWTGFSNFLERARRPLVVLGLGAQSPRLGGERGTIEALKADPQVSRLAGVIRERAAFVSVRGAFSQTVCAEFGIDNVEVLGCPSALLNPDPEAGAAMAAKLEAARASPEVPLFGLTAAAPFEIARETEKRALERRLFAWLRARGGLYVQQSGGPEAVHAAGRSWQTVPAGARGTIKSVLEPGAGDDEFWSFMARRGRFYTSAPEWMKEMGQLALMLGTRLHGNMAAIAAGTPGVVIAHDSRTGELAETMHLPAVDMEAVMAASSIGEVLAAVRFDGPAFDAWRRRTAATLADRMAALGIGVSAHLERLAGVAAEPAAS; from the coding sequence ATGAGTGAGCCGCTGGCCTTCATGGGAACGCCGGGATTCGTGCGCGACCCCTCCCGGTTCGACACCCCCGGCCTGCTCGCCGCGCTGGGGGCCAACTCCGGCAACCTGATGTTCCAGTACGCGGCGGCGCAGCTCCTCGCCGGCCCGCAGCGCCACATCGGCCGCTCCGAGATCCCCTACACCGATCCCGCGGCGCTCCGCGGGGCGAAGTACGTCGTCGTGCCGGCCGCCAACCACCTGCGCCTCGGCGCCGACTGGACCGGCTTCTCCAACTTCCTGGAGCGGGCCCGGCGGCCGCTGGTGGTGCTCGGCCTCGGCGCCCAGTCGCCCCGGCTCGGCGGCGAGCGCGGCACCATCGAGGCGCTGAAGGCCGACCCCCAGGTCTCCCGCCTCGCCGGCGTCATCCGCGAGCGGGCGGCGTTCGTCTCGGTGCGCGGGGCCTTCTCGCAGACGGTCTGCGCCGAGTTCGGGATCGACAACGTCGAGGTGCTGGGCTGCCCCTCCGCGCTCCTCAACCCGGACCCGGAGGCGGGCGCGGCGATGGCGGCGAAGCTCGAGGCGGCGAGGGCGAGCCCCGAGGTGCCGCTCTTCGGCCTCACCGCGGCGGCCCCCTTCGAGATCGCCCGCGAGACCGAGAAGCGGGCCCTCGAGCGCAGGCTCTTCGCCTGGCTGCGCGCCCGCGGCGGGCTCTACGTGCAGCAGTCCGGCGGGCCGGAGGCGGTCCACGCCGCGGGGCGCTCATGGCAGACGGTCCCGGCCGGCGCGCGCGGGACCATCAAGTCGGTGCTGGAACCGGGCGCGGGCGACGACGAGTTCTGGAGCTTCATGGCCCGCCGCGGCCGCTTCTACACCAGCGCGCCGGAGTGGATGAAGGAGATGGGCCAGCTCGCACTGATGCTGGGCACGCGCCTCCACGGCAACATGGCGGCGATCGCGGCCGGCACGCCCGGCGTCGTCATCGCGCACGATTCGCGCACCGGCGAGCTCGCCGAGACGATGCATCTGCCCGCCGTCGACATGGAGGCGGTGATGGCCGCGTCCTCGATCGGCGAGGTCCTGGCGGCGGTCCGCTTCGACGGCCCCGCCTTCGACGCCTGGCGCCGGCGGACCGCGGCCACCCTGGCGGACCGCATGGCCGCGCTCGGCATCGGCGTCTCGGCGCATCTGGAGCGCCTGGCGGGGGTGGCGGCCGAGCCGGCGGCCTCCTGA
- a CDS encoding polysaccharide pyruvyl transferase family protein has protein sequence MRRVRDGGHLAFLGSPGAVADAGTLSTEALLARLGANAGNLMFQHAAPRLFAHEARHLTTLSGPEAEAVLADARALVFPAANHLRLGTDWTGLANGLARTDCPLVVLGLGSQAPSADGEAATVAALTRDPSVSRLAAVLAEKAVFVSVRGTFSQRVCEALGLTGTEPLGCPSLFLNPRPDLGRAVAWRLGKAREKGGAARIALAAAAPFEIQDQDEKLAAERVLFAGTVRGNGLYVQQSGGTAAAAMARGTFAEVPLSAVLSMRRILAPEMGLDDFVAVMRRRGRLFTDAARWIEAVKPFDAVFGTRLHGSMAALAAAVPGVVVTHDARTAELVETMALPTLTLAEVVAAGRVEAMLERVRFDAGLFDAGRRRIAAGLAAAFARIGLAPAEDIAELGR, from the coding sequence ATGAGGCGCGTCAGGGACGGCGGGCACCTCGCCTTCCTCGGCTCGCCCGGCGCCGTCGCCGATGCCGGCACGCTCTCCACCGAGGCGCTGCTCGCCCGGCTCGGCGCCAACGCCGGCAACCTGATGTTCCAGCACGCCGCGCCGCGCCTCTTCGCGCACGAGGCGCGCCACCTCACCACCCTCTCCGGGCCCGAGGCGGAGGCCGTCCTCGCGGACGCCAGGGCGCTCGTCTTCCCCGCCGCCAACCACCTGCGCCTCGGCACCGACTGGACGGGGCTCGCCAACGGCCTCGCCCGGACCGACTGCCCGCTCGTCGTCCTCGGCCTCGGCAGCCAGGCCCCGTCCGCCGACGGCGAGGCGGCCACCGTCGCGGCGCTGACGCGCGACCCGTCCGTCTCCCGCCTCGCCGCCGTCCTCGCCGAGAAGGCGGTGTTCGTCTCGGTGCGCGGGACCTTCTCGCAGCGGGTCTGCGAGGCGCTCGGGCTCACCGGCACCGAGCCGCTCGGCTGCCCCTCCCTCTTCCTCAACCCGCGGCCGGACCTCGGCCGGGCCGTCGCCTGGCGCCTCGGCAAGGCGCGCGAGAAGGGCGGCGCCGCCCGCATCGCCCTCGCCGCCGCCGCGCCCTTCGAGATCCAGGACCAGGACGAGAAGCTCGCCGCCGAGCGCGTCCTCTTCGCCGGGACGGTGCGCGGCAACGGCCTCTACGTCCAGCAGTCGGGCGGGACGGCGGCCGCCGCCATGGCGAGGGGCACCTTCGCCGAGGTGCCCCTGTCGGCGGTCCTCTCGATGCGCCGGATCCTGGCGCCGGAGATGGGCCTCGACGACTTCGTCGCCGTCATGCGCCGGCGCGGGCGCCTCTTCACCGACGCGGCGCGCTGGATCGAGGCGGTGAAGCCGTTCGACGCGGTCTTCGGCACGCGCCTCCACGGCAGCATGGCCGCCCTCGCGGCCGCGGTCCCGGGCGTCGTGGTGACGCACGATGCGCGCACCGCCGAGCTCGTCGAGACGATGGCGCTCCCCACCCTCACCCTCGCCGAGGTGGTCGCGGCCGGGCGCGTCGAGGCCATGCTGGAGCGCGTGCGCTTCGACGCCGGCCTCTTCGACGCCGGCCGCCGCCGCATCGCCGCGGGCCTCGCCGCCGCCTTCGCGCGCATCGGCCTCGCCCCCGCCGAGGACATCGCGGAGCTCGGCCGTTGA
- a CDS encoding DUF4262 domain-containing protein, which produces MGDRLEDDIETDVSRFGRHARFVVGDQAFPSFTYSIGFGFDRGWPEVVAVGAEADLAHAKPCGIGEDARRPAPGMDHDGIPDGFRCRFPAVTAPDAPMRSTGRVAPCFASCFAPWAAAPSRGAGRAPQPACRLTAAARASTMSAAE; this is translated from the coding sequence ATGGGCGACCGGCTTGAGGACGACATCGAAACGGACGTCTCCCGCTTCGGGCGGCATGCGCGGTTCGTCGTCGGAGACCAGGCGTTCCCGTCCTTCACGTATTCGATCGGCTTTGGTTTCGATCGTGGCTGGCCGGAGGTGGTCGCCGTCGGGGCGGAGGCGGACCTCGCTCACGCGAAGCCGTGCGGCATCGGGGAGGATGCGCGGCGACCGGCGCCGGGGATGGATCACGACGGCATCCCGGACGGCTTTCGGTGCCGCTTTCCCGCCGTCACCGCTCCGGACGCGCCCATGCGGTCCACGGGGCGTGTCGCACCATGTTTCGCGTCATGTTTCGCACCGTGGGCCGCGGCGCCCTCGCGGGGAGCCGGGAGGGCGCCTCAGCCGGCCTGCCGGCTCACCGCCGCGGCCAGGGCCTCGACGATGTCGGCCGCGGAGTAG
- a CDS encoding HWE histidine kinase domain-containing protein: protein MTDDPQAFSVDLSNCDREPIHLLGRIQAFGYLIAVSMDWMVQHVSANIAEIAGRSPDDCLGIPLSELLPSPSVHDIRDRLQGLSPGEGSERIFGIDLFGNGRRFDLAIHVSGHHSIVLEAEPCMPSATGSGILVKTMIGRIERCTTLEALHVEAVRQLRAVTGFDRVMLYRFAPDGSGSVIAEAARRGIEPFLGLNYPATDIPAQARRLYVRNRTRIIADVGAETVPVVPGVDPDGTVLDLSLSVTRAVSPIHVEYLTNMGVGASFSISIVIGGELWGLFALHHYGPRRLSMELRSTLELFGQIVALVIEGRLAKQMRLVEEAARNLHDKVVGRLVSTSPSPDELINFAADFREMIPSDGFAVWSEGRVRTVGTCPFPDDMPGLARFLNRAAASRVYVTDEISAAYPKAADFADRAAGLIAIPISRTPRDYLIFFRRELVETVTWAGDPTRKEASYGPNGPRLSPRKSFEAWQETVRGKSAPWSASERKSAEALRVAILEVLLRFNEENERLREVASQRQELLIAELNHRVRNILAVIRAVVLQSRGSATSVNDFASIIGGRIQALARAHDQITDSSFAAQSLEGLVRTEAEAYVGEKAGRFELSGPPVLVNAEAFSTLALVMHEMVTNSAKYGALSDSTGIVSVDWSLDDNAACTIDWRESGGPAVQAPTRRGFGSTIIERSIPHELGGEATLNWRLKGLEARFVLPAKVISMGSPNAAPAPAQAAAPASPGALAGLTALLVEDNMIMALDAEQMLLEHGLGNVFTAMSLADAMRIVVEERLDVAMLDVNLGNETSFPLIEPLNAKGVPYVFVTGYGETLDLPDEAVPGTMSIKKPYSAADIVEALAAAVSRQAG, encoded by the coding sequence ATGACGGACGACCCCCAAGCCTTCTCCGTCGACCTGTCGAACTGCGACCGGGAGCCGATCCACCTCCTCGGGCGGATCCAGGCCTTCGGCTACCTCATCGCCGTGTCCATGGACTGGATGGTCCAGCACGTCTCGGCCAACATCGCCGAGATCGCCGGCCGCAGCCCCGACGACTGCCTCGGCATCCCGCTGTCCGAGCTGCTGCCCTCGCCGAGCGTCCACGACATCCGCGACCGCCTCCAGGGCCTCTCGCCCGGCGAGGGCTCGGAGCGCATCTTCGGCATCGACCTCTTCGGCAACGGCCGCCGCTTCGACCTCGCGATCCACGTCTCCGGCCACCACTCCATCGTGCTGGAGGCCGAGCCGTGCATGCCGTCCGCGACCGGCTCCGGCATCCTCGTCAAGACCATGATCGGCCGCATCGAGCGCTGCACCACCCTCGAGGCGCTCCACGTCGAGGCCGTGCGCCAGCTCCGCGCCGTCACCGGCTTCGACCGGGTCATGCTCTACCGCTTCGCCCCCGACGGCTCCGGCAGCGTCATCGCCGAGGCCGCCCGCCGCGGCATCGAGCCCTTCCTCGGCCTCAACTATCCGGCGACCGACATCCCCGCCCAGGCGCGCCGTCTCTACGTGCGCAACCGCACCCGCATCATCGCCGACGTCGGCGCCGAGACGGTCCCCGTCGTCCCCGGCGTCGACCCGGACGGCACCGTCCTCGACCTCTCGCTGTCGGTGACGCGCGCGGTCTCGCCGATCCACGTCGAGTACCTCACCAACATGGGCGTCGGCGCCTCGTTCTCGATCTCCATCGTCATCGGCGGGGAGCTGTGGGGCCTCTTCGCGCTGCACCACTACGGGCCGCGCCGCCTCTCCATGGAGCTGCGCTCCACCCTCGAGCTGTTCGGCCAGATCGTCGCCCTCGTCATCGAGGGGCGCCTCGCCAAGCAGATGCGCCTGGTGGAGGAGGCCGCCCGCAACCTCCACGACAAGGTCGTCGGCCGCCTCGTCTCCACCTCGCCCTCGCCGGACGAGCTCATCAACTTCGCCGCCGACTTCCGCGAGATGATCCCCTCCGACGGCTTCGCGGTCTGGTCGGAGGGCCGCGTGCGCACCGTCGGCACCTGCCCCTTCCCCGACGACATGCCGGGCCTCGCGCGCTTCCTCAACCGCGCCGCGGCGAGCCGCGTCTACGTCACCGACGAGATCTCCGCCGCCTATCCCAAGGCCGCCGACTTCGCCGACCGCGCCGCCGGCCTCATCGCCATCCCGATCTCGCGCACGCCGCGCGACTACCTGATCTTCTTCCGCCGCGAGCTGGTGGAGACGGTCACCTGGGCGGGCGACCCGACCCGCAAGGAGGCGAGCTACGGCCCCAACGGCCCGCGCCTGTCGCCGCGCAAGAGCTTCGAGGCCTGGCAGGAGACCGTGCGCGGCAAGTCCGCCCCCTGGAGCGCCTCGGAGCGCAAGTCCGCCGAGGCGCTGCGCGTCGCCATCCTGGAGGTGCTGCTGCGCTTCAACGAGGAGAACGAGCGCCTGCGCGAGGTCGCCTCGCAGCGCCAGGAGCTGCTGATCGCCGAGCTCAACCACCGGGTCCGCAACATCCTCGCCGTCATCCGCGCCGTGGTGCTGCAGAGCCGCGGCAGCGCCACCTCGGTGAACGACTTCGCCTCGATCATCGGCGGCCGCATCCAGGCGCTCGCCCGCGCCCACGACCAGATCACCGATTCCTCCTTCGCCGCGCAGAGCCTCGAGGGCCTCGTGCGCACCGAGGCGGAGGCCTATGTCGGCGAGAAGGCCGGCCGCTTCGAGCTCTCAGGACCCCCGGTCCTCGTCAACGCCGAGGCCTTCTCGACCCTCGCCCTCGTGATGCACGAGATGGTGACCAACTCGGCCAAGTACGGCGCGCTGTCGGACTCCACCGGCATCGTCAGCGTCGACTGGAGCCTCGACGACAACGCCGCCTGCACCATCGACTGGCGCGAGAGCGGCGGCCCGGCGGTCCAGGCGCCCACCCGCCGCGGCTTCGGCTCCACCATCATCGAGCGCTCGATCCCGCACGAGCTGGGCGGCGAGGCGACCCTCAACTGGCGCCTCAAGGGCCTCGAGGCGCGCTTCGTGCTGCCGGCGAAGGTCATCTCCATGGGCAGCCCCAACGCGGCCCCGGCGCCGGCCCAGGCCGCCGCACCCGCCTCGCCGGGCGCCCTCGCCGGCCTGACCGCGCTGCTCGTCGAGGACAACATGATCATGGCCCTCGACGCCGAGCAGATGCTCCTGGAGCACGGCCTCGGCAACGTCTTCACCGCGATGAGCCTCGCCGACGCCATGCGCATCGTCGTCGAGGAACGGCTCGACGTCGCCATGCTCGACGTGAACCTCGGCAACGAGACGAGCTTCCCCCTCATCGAGCCGCTCAACGCCAAGGGCGTGCCCTACGTCTTCGTCACCGGCTACGGCGAGACGCTCGACCTGCCGGACGAGGCCGTGCCCGGCACGATGTCCATCAAGAAGCCCTACTCCGCGGCCGACATCGTCGAGGCCCTGGCCGCGGCGGTGAGCCGGCAGGCCGGCTGA